Part of the Brachyhypopomus gauderio isolate BG-103 chromosome 17, BGAUD_0.2, whole genome shotgun sequence genome, TTATATTAGGATGGTAATTTGTTTTTTAGATATGATATGTAAATAGTATTGTAATAAGACTTGGTTTGTGAGTTACTTTTCATATATgtccagaaaaagaaaaaaaaaaaaaaaaatatatatatatatatatatatatatatatatatatatatatatatatatatatatatatatatatatatataaaccttaAATTATCAGGATGAAAACATATGCCAAGCATGGTAACCATATTAGTCAATCTCGACTTCTGTACAAAGCTTCTGTATTGAAACATAATCAGAGTTTTGCATGAGGCAGTTGTTCATGGAGACCCTTCCGCAGCAGGCCCAGAGCATCCAGAGCAGTGCCCCAGCTCAGACTGATGCCACAGCCCCCATGACCATAATTATGTACCACCAGCACATCATGACCCTCTACCTGCAGTCGCTCACTCTCCACACGCAGGTTCCTCCGGCCAGGCCTCAGGCCCACCCACTCCTCCAACACCTGGGCCTTGCGCAGGGAGGGTACCAGCTGACCGCAGCGCTCCGCAATGCCCTCGCTGTCTCCCTTATCCACATCCGACCGCCAGTCGTTCATCTGCCGAGTGCCCCCTAGAGTGGTGTAGCTAATACCAGGGTAGATGTAGGTCTTCCCATCTCCATCCCGGATGAAATTCTTCACCCAGGGAGCGTGAACCTTGAGAATCTGGCCACGCACTGGGCAAACGCCCTCATCCCCAGCCAGGGAACGGGACCCGAGGCCTGAGCAGTTGACAATGACATCATAGTAGTGGCTGAGCTGCTTGAGGTCAGTAACTTTCTCCTGTTTCATCTCACCACCAGCATGTCTAAACCTGTTAACGAGAAGAGACTATCAAACTGTCTTAATAATTACAATATGAGATGGAAActgaataatagtaataataatacgttagatttatatagtgcctttcagaAAGCTCAAGGACACTTTAAAAAGTagagtacaaaaaaaaaaacaggaagggTAGAAATGCTGGGCCAGTAATGGTTTTGAGCTCCAAAATATTTACCTTTTCTCCAGCCATGGCAGATATCTGTTGCATTCACACTTTATGGTGGTGAAGGATTGACCAAATTTATGACTGGGGAATCTCTTCATTTCATAATCTGTCATGGTGCGGAATCCAAACACATAATCGGACCAGTAGGGTTTCGTTTCAGATGGGACCTCTCTGAATATCTGATAACTTGAGAAGAGAATGGTGAATATGGGAGACTAATACATACTACATTCAAATTCTGGGGTGAAACAGTGATTAAAAACATCCATTACCCTGAGCTCAGCAAAACTCCTGCCTCTGGGGCATCTGATGACTCGGCAATGGCAAACAGGTGATGAAACGTGTCCTTGAACCAACATCGCTGACGCTCCAATGAGATGTCTGGTGGGAGCCAGAGGGAGAGATACAGTGCATTCCTGGGCATAGTTCAGAAAATGCCACAGGCATAGAATGCCTATGGAAAATGTAAAACTGCTTTGCTGTCTTTACGTCAATTAATAACAGTCCCTCTACCTGGAAACTCCTTAGGCAGGAGGATGCCTGCAGCACCATCACTGGTGGTGTCTGGAGAAAACCTCTCAGCCAGTATCGTGACAGTGCAGAAAGGGAGAGCCTCAGCTATACAGACTGCAGT contains:
- the ddo gene encoding D-aspartate oxidase, which encodes MKTMKVVVVGAGVVGLSTAVCIAEALPFCTVTILAERFSPDTTSDGAAGILLPKEFPDISLERQRCWFKDTFHHLFAIAESSDAPEAGVLLSSGYQIFREVPSETKPYWSDYVFGFRTMTDYEMKRFPSHKFGQSFTTIKCECNRYLPWLEKRFRHAGGEMKQEKVTDLKQLSHYYDVIVNCSGLGSRSLAGDEGVCPVRGQILKVHAPWVKNFIRDGDGKTYIYPGISYTTLGGTRQMNDWRSDVDKGDSEGIAERCGQLVPSLRKAQVLEEWVGLRPGRRNLRVESERLQVEGHDVLVVHNYGHGGCGISLSWGTALDALGLLRKGLHEQLPHAKL